From the Chaetodon auriga isolate fChaAug3 chromosome 17, fChaAug3.hap1, whole genome shotgun sequence genome, the window CATCGTCCTCTACACGCTGACGGTGGTACTCGGCATCACAGGGAACTCCATGGTCATCTGGGTGGCTGGATTCAAGCTCAAGGTGCTTACAGAGCGTGGAAAGAGCTCCAAAAAGAAATGATTCCCTGAAGCTCATCGTCATGTTGTTCATCTGCAAACAccacatttgtttattttgctccATAATTATCTGTCATCTGTAATTAGAGAGgtcaaatgaaagtgaaatcTGTATCACACATCACAGTTTTCTGTAAGGTTTTAGACCAAAATGTGGTTCAAGGCCCGACAAGCATTTCTGCTGCTCAAACCACTGTGAAATTCCCCTCCTTTCCTAATCTATGAGACATTGTTGATGCCGTGAAAACCAAAGGGCACAAAAAAGGAAGTATGCCGACGCTGGTTTGAAAATGGGTCATaaaaaagaggaacaaacaAAGATTTTTAAAATTAGGAATGTGGGAATGAAACTGAGCGTGTCTGCAGTCTAAACTCCACGAATTTGCTGGAGTGTAAACAACCTGAATCCAAATTAAGATTCTCTATCTGGACTCTGATCGCACCTGGACTCCCACAGAGACGTCGAGTGTCTCTCTTATTACAGCCGCACACACCTGAACTCAACATACATGAAAATCCAAAGCCaacttttattgtttctgtctATACGAGAGGAAAATACTAAAAGTCGTCCTTCGatgctcctcttctccttctgctgtattgtctttcttcttgtctcacctctttcatcttcctcttcctcctcagccgAACGTCACCAACGTGTGGTTGGTGAATCTGGCGGCAGCGGACCTGATCTTCTGCTTCACACGCGTCTTCTCGCTCACTAAGAAGCTCTTCTTCGACCACTGGCCCTTCGGCGTCTTCCTCTGCAAGTTCAACGGCTTCTTCAAATACGCCAAcatgttctgctctgtgtttctaTTGGCTGTGATCAGTCTGGACCGAGCGCTCTGCGTCTGGCAGCCCATCTTCACCAAGCGGCGGCGCACCCTGTGGGCGGCGAGGGTGGTGGCTGTGTGCCTGTGGGCGGCCGCCATCATCTTCAGCACGCCGTACTTCATCTACCGCCAAGTCTATGTGGGTAAGAACAACCTGAGTAAGTGCTCTTTGGACGTGAAGGAGGCGGCGCAGGGGGACAACACCGCTAAACTGGCGCTCTACTCCATCCGCTTCCTGTGTGGCTTCATGCTGCCTTTCATGGTCATTCTCACCTGTTACATCCTGGCTGGGATTGGAATCCGAAGGACCCGCCTGTCCGGGAAGTCCCGCCCCCTACGCATACTAGCATCCTTAGTGGTCGCGTTCTTCCTGTGCTGGGCGCCGTACCACTGCCTCCTGCTGGTGAAGATGGTGGATAGTAAGAACCCGGTGGTGAAAATCTGGCACCCCATGGCGTCAGGCTTCGCCTACTTTAACAGCTGCGTGAACCCGCTGTTGTACTTCTGCATGGGGCTGGACGTGAGGGGGCGGTTCAGGCAGAGTCTGGCGGGGGTGTACAGGAGGGCTCTGGCGGACGACGTGGACGGACAGACCACTCAGTCCAACGAACGCTCTGTGGATGACAGCACGGGGTCCAAACCCAGCACCGTGGTGGTGTCTGGAAGGAGCCAGACAGCCGTGGATGTAGCTAAAGTTTGAGTCTCTCCCACAGTTCCTGAACACATCGTGAGCATTAAAGGGCCACACTGGTGTCTTTTTCAGGTTTTAACCCATTGAAGTCCAAGCGAAATGGAAGTTGGTTCGTCTCCTTGTTAAAAAAGAGACATGttgacataaaaacactcaaaaatgaGAGatatttggcaaaaaaaaaaaaaacaagcgaTAACGGAACAATCTTTAAGCACTGCTGAACATTTTCTGGATCGTACCTGCAGATGTTAAGGTGTTAGGTGAATACACTGCTGTACATTTGACCTATTGGTGAAGAAATTGTGTGATCATATTAGTAGTTACTGTGTAAAGGTTATCTGATTTCCTTCCAGGTATCCATTGATTTCTATTCATTTCAATAAGGTGTGAAAGCAGACATCTGAAAC encodes:
- the LOC143334794 gene encoding formyl peptide receptor 2-like isoform X1 — its product is MCQVVFVNVLFFLTSLFSSHTMFQNNSLDPHILQTSKNEQATTVDVDAIMDNVSIVLYTLTVVLGITGNSMVIWVAGFKLKPNVTNVWLVNLAAADLIFCFTRVFSLTKKLFFDHWPFGVFLCKFNGFFKYANMFCSVFLLAVISLDRALCVWQPIFTKRRRTLWAARVVAVCLWAAAIIFSTPYFIYRQVYVGKNNLSKCSLDVKEAAQGDNTAKLALYSIRFLCGFMLPFMVILTCYILAGIGIRRTRLSGKSRPLRILASLVVAFFLCWAPYHCLLLVKMVDSKNPVVKIWHPMASGFAYFNSCVNPLLYFCMGLDVRGRFRQSLAGVYRRALADDVDGQTTQSNERSVDDSTGSKPSTVVVSGRSQTAVDVAKV
- the LOC143334794 gene encoding formyl peptide receptor 2-like isoform X2 — translated: MFQNNSLDPHILQTSKNEQATTVDVDAIMDNVSIVLYTLTVVLGITGNSMVIWVAGFKLKPNVTNVWLVNLAAADLIFCFTRVFSLTKKLFFDHWPFGVFLCKFNGFFKYANMFCSVFLLAVISLDRALCVWQPIFTKRRRTLWAARVVAVCLWAAAIIFSTPYFIYRQVYVGKNNLSKCSLDVKEAAQGDNTAKLALYSIRFLCGFMLPFMVILTCYILAGIGIRRTRLSGKSRPLRILASLVVAFFLCWAPYHCLLLVKMVDSKNPVVKIWHPMASGFAYFNSCVNPLLYFCMGLDVRGRFRQSLAGVYRRALADDVDGQTTQSNERSVDDSTGSKPSTVVVSGRSQTAVDVAKV